A region from the Simiduia sp. 21SJ11W-1 genome encodes:
- a CDS encoding AAA domain-containing protein, with product MAELAEQIIAALRAKPEQLARDLGASLNVDKKLINSALYGPLKGQVEQDSRYRWSLVGDGPALPMPEAPARQNTPLARLCRYYLACMGQDEVGVSVFAQDKYGNPDYATLEQLSASANAMLAAPDCQRLLGKVRKDRNASALFLGYPVSLRLQTSRKSSWQGYMVEPVMLFPLELNGPNQMPVLDLTYPIINHKVLQNYSNAEREGLMEELAQLEQELGLGDTGELVELDELVMRLRALREEWPWQEEIDPHDLAQIPAIPELAQPGIYNRAVLVMAQRSPYTQGLESELKQLAALSPGATDGTALGDWLKGETLATKPGTGKPLIQVLPMNLEQGHAVDSALNAPLTIVTGPPGTGKSQVVTNLLINAAWQGKRVLFASKNNKAVDVVEARINNLGPRPVLLRLGSNQYQTKLAEYLMSLMAAAVSREDHEAFAEFTEIHQKLDQRLQALLSEEQAFLALRNEVDRLEQAAEAARSKLPAVTLRQADQIKVPQMQQRLTAFESLLHGAERHRQSFLDRVFWRWVWPKRLALVVERVAVMVAVLKPLGVDIPDSPLVEADIHAWLLAVNEARQAIDFLTQFSQYRVVLNTLLDARSLEDIALERQTLSHNMAKNADRLWRAWLRVQPEKLSSQDRQMLNRYTSLLKMVIETGPEGRLSTEVYREYHGLFPKVSHLLSCWAVTSLSAKGKLPMEPGFFDLVVFDEASQCDIASALPLLYRAKRAVVIGDPRQLSHISGLMRGQDQQLLDKHGLIADYPHWAYSYNSLFDVASGIASGDSLVNLLDHHRSHADVIEFSNQQFYEGRLRVATRYDHLKRPASDEPGVSWVHVVGKVNRPAAGGAVNVAEVVAIVRELENLIVKRGYQGSVGVVSPFRAQANAIRESVNRQESLAAKLLENDFLVDTVHRFQGDERDVMFFSPVVSSGISPGALGFLKNNGNLFNVAITRARAQLIVVGDRSACGACGVDYLENFAQYAQQLLSKGAQGPQDDVKDFGPKYPVVSNPEQVSDWEHLLYEALYKTGIKPLPQYRIEKYILDFALVQGGRRLNIEVDGERYHRNWTGELCRRDQLRNQRMFELGWDVMRFWVYEIRDDLPSCIVRVKNWLNEQ from the coding sequence ATGGCAGAGTTAGCTGAGCAAATTATAGCGGCCTTGCGGGCCAAGCCTGAGCAACTGGCGCGGGATTTGGGCGCCAGCCTGAATGTGGATAAAAAGCTCATTAACAGCGCACTTTACGGACCGCTTAAAGGACAGGTTGAGCAAGACAGCCGCTACCGTTGGTCGCTGGTAGGCGACGGGCCGGCGTTGCCTATGCCAGAGGCTCCAGCACGACAAAATACACCCTTGGCGCGCCTGTGCCGTTATTACCTGGCCTGCATGGGGCAGGATGAAGTGGGGGTGTCGGTATTTGCTCAGGACAAATACGGCAATCCGGATTACGCCACACTCGAACAACTGTCGGCCTCCGCCAATGCCATGTTGGCCGCCCCGGATTGCCAGCGGCTGCTGGGTAAGGTCCGCAAAGACCGCAATGCATCGGCGTTGTTTTTGGGGTATCCCGTAAGCCTACGATTGCAAACCTCTCGGAAGTCTAGTTGGCAAGGGTATATGGTAGAGCCTGTGATGCTCTTTCCGCTGGAGCTTAATGGCCCCAACCAAATGCCGGTGCTGGATTTAACTTATCCCATTATCAACCACAAGGTATTACAGAATTACAGTAACGCCGAGCGTGAAGGGCTGATGGAGGAGTTGGCGCAACTGGAGCAAGAGTTAGGCCTGGGGGATACCGGCGAGCTGGTGGAACTGGACGAGCTGGTAATGCGCCTGCGCGCGTTGCGTGAGGAGTGGCCCTGGCAGGAAGAGATAGATCCGCATGATCTCGCGCAAATACCTGCCATTCCAGAGCTGGCGCAACCCGGAATTTACAATCGAGCGGTGCTGGTCATGGCGCAGCGTTCGCCTTATACCCAGGGTCTGGAGTCAGAGCTTAAGCAACTGGCGGCACTTTCGCCGGGTGCTACCGATGGTACAGCCCTGGGCGATTGGTTAAAGGGCGAGACACTGGCCACTAAGCCCGGTACGGGAAAGCCGCTCATACAGGTATTGCCCATGAATTTGGAGCAAGGGCACGCTGTAGACTCGGCGCTGAATGCACCCCTTACCATCGTGACCGGGCCACCCGGAACCGGCAAATCCCAAGTGGTTACGAACCTGCTCATCAACGCTGCCTGGCAGGGCAAGCGCGTGTTGTTTGCCAGTAAAAATAACAAAGCCGTGGATGTGGTAGAAGCGCGTATAAACAATCTTGGCCCCAGGCCTGTGTTATTGCGTTTAGGTTCCAATCAATACCAGACCAAACTGGCTGAGTATTTAATGTCTTTGATGGCTGCGGCAGTATCGCGGGAGGATCATGAGGCGTTTGCCGAATTCACGGAAATACACCAGAAACTGGATCAACGCTTACAGGCATTATTGTCTGAGGAGCAGGCCTTTTTAGCCTTGCGCAATGAAGTGGACCGGCTTGAACAGGCAGCAGAGGCCGCACGCAGTAAGTTACCTGCCGTGACACTTCGGCAGGCCGACCAGATTAAGGTCCCGCAGATGCAACAGCGGCTCACTGCATTTGAATCATTACTGCACGGCGCTGAACGCCATCGCCAGAGTTTTCTGGATCGTGTGTTCTGGCGCTGGGTATGGCCGAAGCGGCTGGCATTGGTGGTGGAGCGGGTGGCGGTGATGGTGGCAGTGTTGAAGCCCCTGGGGGTGGACATTCCCGATAGCCCGCTGGTAGAGGCCGATATTCACGCTTGGTTGCTGGCCGTGAATGAGGCGCGCCAGGCCATCGATTTTCTCACCCAGTTTTCCCAGTACCGTGTTGTATTGAACACTTTACTGGACGCACGATCTTTAGAAGACATTGCTTTGGAGCGCCAAACACTGTCTCACAATATGGCCAAAAATGCAGACCGCTTGTGGCGCGCCTGGTTGAGGGTGCAGCCGGAGAAATTGTCATCGCAAGACCGGCAGATGCTGAATCGCTATACCTCGTTATTGAAAATGGTGATTGAGACGGGGCCAGAGGGGCGACTGAGTACCGAGGTATACCGTGAATACCACGGGCTATTTCCTAAAGTATCGCATTTGCTGTCGTGCTGGGCGGTGACGTCGTTATCGGCAAAAGGCAAGTTGCCGATGGAGCCCGGCTTTTTTGATCTGGTGGTGTTTGATGAGGCCAGCCAGTGTGATATTGCCTCAGCACTTCCCCTTTTGTATCGAGCCAAGCGGGCCGTGGTGATTGGTGACCCGCGACAGTTAAGCCACATTAGCGGTTTGATGCGCGGGCAAGACCAGCAGCTATTAGATAAACATGGCTTGATTGCCGACTACCCTCACTGGGCCTATTCCTACAATTCGCTTTTTGATGTGGCCTCTGGCATTGCCAGTGGCGACAGTTTGGTCAATTTACTGGACCACCATCGCAGTCATGCGGATGTGATTGAGTTTTCCAACCAGCAGTTTTATGAGGGACGCTTGCGGGTCGCGACTCGATACGATCACCTAAAGCGACCCGCAAGTGATGAACCGGGTGTCTCCTGGGTGCATGTGGTGGGCAAAGTGAACCGGCCAGCAGCTGGAGGCGCCGTTAATGTGGCTGAAGTGGTCGCCATTGTGCGCGAGCTGGAAAATTTAATTGTTAAGCGAGGGTATCAAGGCAGCGTAGGCGTGGTCAGCCCTTTTCGTGCGCAGGCCAATGCCATACGCGAATCCGTTAATCGGCAAGAATCACTTGCCGCCAAACTTCTTGAAAATGATTTTTTGGTGGACACTGTGCATCGTTTTCAGGGTGATGAACGGGACGTTATGTTTTTTTCGCCCGTGGTATCCAGCGGTATATCCCCTGGTGCATTAGGGTTTCTGAAAAATAATGGCAATTTATTTAACGTGGCCATTACCCGTGCGCGTGCGCAGCTGATTGTGGTGGGAGATAGGTCAGCCTGTGGTGCTTGCGGTGTAGATTACCTTGAAAATTTTGCTCAGTATGCGCAGCAACTCCTTAGCAAAGGTGCCCAAGGCCCGCAGGATGACGTGAAGGACTTTGGCCCTAAATACCCGGTGGTATCGAATCCTGAGCAAGTATCGGACTGGGAGCACCTACTCTATGAAGCCCTTTACAAGACTGGCATTAAACCGCTTCCGCAATACCGGATAGAAAAATACATATTAGATTTTGCACTTGTTCAGGGAGGCCGCCGGTTAAATATTGAGGTGGATGGGGAGCGCTATCATCGCAACTGGACGGGCGAGCTCTGTCGTCGAGACCAGCTCCGCAATCAGCGCATGTTTGAGCTTGGCTGGGATGTGATGCGGTTCTGGGTGTATGAAATCCGTGACGATTTACCTAGCTGCATTGTGCGGGTAAAAAATTGGCTTAATGAACAATAG
- a CDS encoding McrC family protein, translating to MAEVIYCIEHASLPVVPHRQPGQQALSARHADLLAGLERKLPAQAFSWSHKAVKFASFCGVIQLGDLTLEVLPKVHGRESDPGACRLMLVRMLKKAGLFKVHSGHNAAINLQRHTLLDIFILQFCAALSDELLQGKPRQYVEQEDNLRVIKGRLLIPKQVKYNTAHGERLYCRFDELSEDILINQIFRFTLRLLAGVARASSIKKQLHSLLLAFDEVSDQPINADALDRLELNRTNSRFRPLLDQCALFIKGLNPDAISGSGSASSMLFDMNQLFEAWVAAMLRPQVARLGYTLREQGPRRYFAERTDLAKPIFQMKPDIAILNDKAEPVAIIDTKWKLLEPREAKLGVSQADIYQMHAYGARYQTSHLALLYPGQANLARNHHLNIATQANHQLHCAAVDMDDFSAATESLVELLTRLRVLAA from the coding sequence GTGGCGGAAGTAATTTATTGCATAGAGCACGCCAGCCTGCCCGTAGTGCCACATCGGCAACCTGGGCAGCAGGCGCTTTCGGCTCGCCATGCAGACTTATTGGCAGGTTTAGAGCGCAAGCTACCCGCCCAGGCCTTTAGCTGGTCCCACAAGGCAGTGAAGTTCGCCAGCTTTTGCGGCGTTATCCAGCTGGGGGATCTGACCCTGGAAGTGCTGCCAAAAGTGCATGGCCGCGAAAGCGACCCTGGCGCTTGCCGGCTGATGCTGGTGCGCATGTTAAAAAAGGCAGGGCTGTTTAAGGTGCACTCAGGCCACAACGCCGCCATTAACCTTCAGCGCCATACCCTGCTGGATATTTTCATCCTGCAATTTTGCGCGGCACTATCGGATGAGTTACTGCAAGGCAAGCCGCGCCAATACGTGGAGCAAGAGGATAACCTCCGCGTCATTAAAGGGCGGCTGCTCATCCCCAAGCAGGTCAAATACAACACTGCCCACGGAGAGCGCTTGTACTGCCGGTTTGATGAGCTGAGCGAAGACATTCTGATTAACCAGATTTTCCGCTTTACTTTGCGCCTGCTGGCCGGGGTTGCCCGCGCCTCAAGCATTAAAAAGCAACTGCATTCGTTACTGCTGGCCTTTGATGAGGTATCGGATCAACCTATTAATGCCGATGCCCTAGACCGCCTAGAGCTGAATCGTACCAATAGTCGTTTCCGCCCATTGCTGGATCAATGTGCGTTATTTATTAAGGGCCTTAACCCGGATGCTATTTCTGGCAGCGGTTCTGCCTCTTCAATGTTATTCGACATGAACCAGCTGTTTGAGGCCTGGGTGGCCGCCATGCTGCGTCCACAGGTTGCCCGCTTGGGATATACCCTGCGAGAACAAGGCCCAAGGCGCTACTTTGCCGAGCGCACCGACCTGGCAAAGCCCATATTCCAGATGAAGCCGGATATTGCCATCCTCAACGACAAGGCTGAGCCGGTGGCCATTATTGATACCAAGTGGAAGCTGCTGGAGCCCCGGGAGGCCAAGCTGGGGGTCTCTCAGGCCGATATTTACCAAATGCACGCCTATGGCGCCCGTTATCAAACAAGCCACCTGGCGCTGCTCTACCCAGGCCAGGCCAACCTGGCTCGCAACCACCACCTAAATATCGCCACTCAGGCCAATCACCAATTACATTGTGCTGCTGTGGACATGGATGATTTTTCGGCGGCAACCGAAAGCTTGGTGGAATTACTGACGAGATTGCGGGTATTGGCTGCGTGA
- a CDS encoding HGGxSTG domain-containing protein, which produces MGNTLTEQQRRVLLRQYFQQQRASWLRWWNEGQRNGPKPTVAFPDACRGLRCGAKTRAGTPCKNSGTDYPNGRCRFHGGPSTGPRTSEGKARASRNSQLETSNE; this is translated from the coding sequence ATGGGTAACACACTTACTGAGCAACAACGCAGGGTTTTGCTACGCCAGTATTTTCAGCAGCAACGAGCGAGCTGGCTGCGCTGGTGGAATGAAGGCCAACGCAACGGCCCTAAACCCACTGTCGCCTTTCCGGATGCCTGTCGTGGCTTACGCTGCGGCGCCAAAACCCGGGCCGGCACGCCCTGCAAGAATAGCGGTACCGATTACCCAAACGGCCGCTGTCGATTTCACGGTGGCCCCAGCACCGGGCCTCGTACATCCGAAGGTAAAGCCCGGGCCTCCCGCAACAGCCAACTCGAGACCTCTAATGAATAA
- a CDS encoding AAA family ATPase has product MARYCGEMETQSKFAATSQWRERCLLAGQSVLGEGPLWTLENARGLDRYFVNNLETGDGDFYEKLEAQLSGGAPAINQLAAEMLWFMQLCPSNITAGKKRETIARVWSWSGQSLNIEQPLLAEAVLDGIGSAGTSFNTNRWRELVYFIQFAKAFFALEVEERKNLLSDPWAFAEWLQRLPENESRQLRHMLLFLLFPDQFERIFGGADRRQIATAFSGRAKRAIRALSAMELDKLLLEIRTEQAQELGTEKLDFYVPPLRGMWRDSEQAHWLLSWNPKNYSWPELPELMAKLAAGDSVVISWSCANGAVAVGDKVWMARVGEPPKGIMAVGVVVTEPYQGAHWQTEKARAGEQAQCVDIELTDIRDVYKDDIIGERDLAGITVDNQNWTPQQSGIAIGTRSAALLEGVWKRLRKSHAVSEPSPATYSLGEAVNLILYGPPGTGKTFQLNRLKAKYVTAVADISREAWLSGQLGEHRWFDVVFMALADLGGKARVAEINEHPFIVQKARVLGRTANIRAQIWATLQTHTVEDSKTVGYNKRSAPYVFDKASDSQWLLAGDWQQECDDLVAEAKRLAAGPQAKARAQRYEFVTFHQAYSYEDFVEGIRPETDEDSGTLAYPVKPGVFKRICDRARQDPSNRYAIFIDEINRGNIAKIFGELITLVEKDKRVLSGQDTGDSGMTLTLPYSGETFGVPKNLDIYGTMNTADRSIALLDTALRRRFTFEEMMPRPSVIKGAGDDGYIPDGQGGLINLRELLTAMNRRIKFLLNRDMMLGHAYLTHVKTFDELRDVLLNQLVPLLQEYFYNDWHRIQLVLRDVGPAGEKLEPQIVVHELLNEVDVLGFDHEDFDDLVEYSIASRDAITPESIRKIYEVAN; this is encoded by the coding sequence ATGGCACGCTACTGCGGAGAAATGGAAACCCAGTCAAAATTTGCGGCGACCAGCCAGTGGCGCGAGCGGTGCTTACTGGCCGGTCAATCGGTGTTGGGTGAAGGGCCACTATGGACCCTGGAGAATGCCCGCGGGTTAGACCGCTACTTCGTCAACAACCTGGAAACGGGCGACGGTGATTTTTATGAAAAGCTGGAGGCTCAACTATCGGGCGGCGCCCCGGCCATCAACCAGCTGGCCGCTGAAATGCTCTGGTTTATGCAGCTCTGTCCCAGCAATATCACCGCTGGCAAAAAGCGGGAGACCATTGCCCGCGTTTGGAGCTGGTCTGGCCAAAGCCTGAACATTGAGCAACCGCTGCTGGCAGAGGCGGTGTTGGATGGCATCGGCTCGGCAGGTACATCGTTCAACACGAATCGCTGGCGTGAGCTGGTGTACTTTATTCAGTTTGCCAAGGCCTTCTTTGCCCTAGAGGTAGAAGAGCGCAAAAATTTGCTTTCCGATCCCTGGGCCTTTGCTGAGTGGCTGCAGCGCCTGCCAGAAAATGAAAGCCGGCAATTGCGCCACATGCTGTTGTTTTTACTCTTTCCCGACCAGTTTGAGCGCATCTTTGGCGGCGCTGACCGCCGCCAGATTGCTACTGCCTTTTCGGGCCGGGCCAAGCGTGCCATTCGCGCGCTGTCGGCAATGGAACTGGATAAGCTGTTGTTAGAGATCCGTACCGAGCAGGCCCAGGAGCTGGGTACTGAGAAGCTGGATTTTTATGTGCCGCCCCTGCGTGGGATGTGGCGCGACAGTGAACAAGCCCATTGGCTGCTGTCATGGAACCCAAAAAACTATTCGTGGCCCGAGTTGCCGGAACTCATGGCGAAGCTTGCTGCGGGTGACTCGGTTGTCATCAGTTGGTCCTGCGCCAATGGTGCGGTAGCCGTGGGTGACAAGGTGTGGATGGCGCGCGTAGGTGAGCCACCCAAGGGCATCATGGCCGTTGGGGTGGTGGTAACCGAGCCCTATCAGGGCGCCCATTGGCAAACCGAGAAGGCCCGCGCCGGTGAACAGGCGCAATGCGTAGACATAGAGCTCACCGACATCCGCGACGTCTACAAAGATGACATCATAGGCGAGCGCGACCTGGCCGGCATTACCGTAGACAACCAGAACTGGACGCCCCAGCAGTCGGGCATTGCCATCGGTACCCGCAGCGCGGCTCTATTGGAGGGAGTGTGGAAGCGCTTGCGTAAAAGTCATGCAGTGTCGGAACCGAGCCCCGCAACTTATTCCTTAGGTGAAGCGGTTAACCTGATTCTGTACGGCCCGCCCGGCACCGGTAAAACCTTTCAGCTCAATCGCCTGAAGGCTAAATACGTTACTGCCGTGGCCGATATTTCCCGCGAGGCGTGGCTTTCGGGGCAGCTGGGCGAGCACCGCTGGTTTGATGTGGTGTTTATGGCGCTGGCAGATTTGGGCGGTAAGGCGCGGGTCGCGGAGATTAACGAGCACCCCTTCATTGTGCAAAAGGCCCGCGTACTGGGACGCACTGCCAACATTCGCGCGCAGATTTGGGCCACGCTACAAACCCATACCGTGGAAGATTCAAAAACCGTAGGCTACAACAAGCGCAGCGCACCCTATGTATTCGATAAAGCGTCCGACAGCCAATGGCTGCTGGCCGGTGACTGGCAGCAGGAATGTGACGATCTGGTGGCCGAGGCTAAACGCTTGGCCGCTGGTCCGCAAGCCAAGGCCCGCGCCCAGCGCTATGAGTTTGTAACCTTTCACCAGGCCTACAGCTACGAAGATTTTGTGGAAGGCATTCGACCAGAGACGGACGAAGATTCAGGCACCTTGGCCTATCCGGTAAAGCCCGGTGTGTTTAAACGCATTTGTGACCGCGCCCGCCAAGACCCTTCAAACCGCTACGCCATCTTCATCGACGAAATTAACCGCGGCAATATCGCCAAAATTTTCGGCGAGCTGATTACGTTGGTGGAAAAGGATAAGCGGGTTTTGTCGGGGCAGGATACCGGCGATAGTGGTATGACACTGACCTTACCTTACTCGGGTGAGACCTTTGGTGTGCCCAAAAACCTGGATATTTATGGCACCATGAACACCGCCGACCGGTCCATCGCGCTGCTGGACACCGCCCTGCGCCGTCGCTTTACCTTTGAGGAAATGATGCCCAGGCCCTCTGTGATTAAAGGCGCGGGCGATGATGGTTATATCCCCGACGGCCAGGGCGGGTTGATTAACCTTCGCGAACTGCTGACGGCCATGAACCGGCGCATTAAGTTCCTGCTGAACCGCGACATGATGCTCGGCCACGCCTACCTGACCCATGTAAAGACCTTTGATGAGCTCAGAGATGTGCTCCTGAATCAGTTGGTGCCTTTGCTGCAGGAATATTTCTACAACGACTGGCACCGCATACAGCTGGTGTTGCGCGATGTAGGCCCGGCCGGTGAAAAGCTGGAGCCGCAAATTGTGGTTCATGAGCTGCTCAATGAGGTGGATGTACTGGGCTTTGACCACGAGGACTTTGATGACCTGGTGGAATACAGCATCGCCAGCCGCGACGCCATAACCCCTGAATCCATCCGCAAAATCTACGAAGTCGCCAACTGA
- a CDS encoding class I SAM-dependent DNA methyltransferase, with translation MAKPAKAPKKPAKSFEQNLWDTADKLRGSVESSEYKHVVLSLIFLKFISDKFEARRQELIDQGQGDYVDMVEFYTMNNVFYLPEESRWGTILKHAKQDDIAVKIDTALHTVEKHNKSLRGALPDNYFSRLGLDVARLAALLDSINNIDTIEDNEQDVVGRVYEYFLGNFAATEGKGGGEFYTPKCVVNLLAEMIEPYHGKIYDPCCGSGGMFVQSVKFVESHQGNKKDISIYGQEQTATTYKLAKMNLAIRGISANLGEVPADTFFKDQHPDLKADFIMANPPFNLKEWRGPDELLDDPRWAGYEVPPTGNANYGWILHMVSKLSANGVAGFVLANGAMSTNTKGEGEIRKKLIENDLIDCMIALPGQLFYTTQIPVCLWFITKNKKAEAIPGHPESNHRNRQGETLFIDARNMGSMISRVHKELTEDDIAHITRTYHAWRGEAKDGDFEDVPGFCKAAKVEDIAANDFVLTPGRYVGTEVEEDDGEVFEARMRELSNTLYLQMADAQQLDALIKQNLSGLGYDV, from the coding sequence ATGGCCAAGCCTGCCAAAGCCCCCAAAAAGCCCGCCAAGAGCTTTGAACAGAACCTGTGGGATACCGCCGACAAGCTGCGCGGCTCGGTGGAATCCTCCGAATACAAGCACGTGGTGCTGTCGCTCATCTTCCTCAAGTTCATCAGCGACAAGTTTGAGGCCCGGCGGCAGGAGTTGATTGACCAAGGCCAGGGCGATTATGTGGACATGGTGGAGTTTTACACCATGAACAACGTCTTCTACCTGCCCGAGGAATCCCGCTGGGGCACCATCCTCAAGCACGCCAAGCAGGACGACATAGCAGTCAAAATCGACACCGCCCTCCACACGGTGGAAAAGCACAACAAATCCCTGCGCGGCGCCCTGCCCGATAACTACTTCTCCCGCCTGGGGCTGGATGTGGCTAGGCTTGCCGCACTGCTGGATTCCATTAACAACATCGACACCATCGAAGATAACGAACAAGACGTGGTCGGGCGGGTGTATGAATACTTCCTCGGCAACTTTGCCGCCACCGAGGGCAAGGGCGGCGGCGAGTTCTATACGCCCAAGTGCGTGGTCAACCTGCTGGCGGAAATGATTGAGCCCTACCACGGCAAAATCTACGACCCCTGCTGCGGCTCCGGCGGCATGTTTGTGCAATCGGTCAAATTTGTGGAAAGCCACCAGGGCAACAAGAAAGACATTTCCATCTACGGCCAGGAACAAACCGCCACCACCTACAAGCTGGCCAAAATGAACCTGGCCATCCGCGGCATCAGCGCCAACCTCGGCGAGGTGCCGGCCGATACGTTTTTTAAAGACCAGCACCCCGATTTAAAAGCCGACTTCATCATGGCCAACCCGCCCTTTAACCTGAAGGAATGGCGCGGCCCCGATGAACTGCTAGATGACCCGCGCTGGGCCGGCTACGAGGTACCGCCCACCGGCAATGCCAACTACGGCTGGATTTTGCACATGGTGAGCAAGCTCTCCGCCAACGGCGTGGCCGGCTTTGTACTCGCCAACGGCGCCATGAGCACCAACACCAAGGGCGAAGGCGAGATCCGCAAAAAGCTCATTGAAAACGACCTCATCGATTGCATGATCGCCCTGCCCGGCCAGCTGTTTTACACAACGCAAATTCCCGTCTGCCTGTGGTTTATCACCAAAAATAAAAAAGCCGAAGCCATCCCCGGCCACCCGGAAAGCAACCACCGCAACCGCCAGGGCGAAACCCTGTTTATTGATGCCCGCAATATGGGCTCCATGATCAGCCGGGTTCACAAGGAACTGACCGAGGACGACATTGCGCACATTACCCGTACCTACCATGCGTGGCGCGGGGAAGCGAAAGACGGCGACTTTGAGGATGTGCCGGGCTTTTGCAAGGCTGCCAAGGTAGAGGATATTGCCGCCAATGATTTTGTACTCACGCCTGGCCGTTATGTAGGCACCGAGGTGGAAGAGGATGATGGTGAAGTATTTGAGGCTAGGATGCGAGAGCTCTCCAATACCTTATACCTGCAAATGGCAGATGCCCAACAACTGGACGCACTAATTAAGCAAAACCTGAGTGGACTTGGCTATGACGTGTAA
- a CDS encoding helix-turn-helix domain-containing protein produces the protein MRFDSDFPSVNLLSPEATSKLLEVSVGTLSVWRCTGRYNLPYVKIGRKVRYRASDVVAFIESRLQTGGSSHHE, from the coding sequence ATGCGCTTTGACAGTGATTTTCCATCAGTAAATTTATTATCACCAGAAGCCACGAGTAAGCTTTTAGAAGTTTCAGTGGGTACGCTTTCAGTCTGGCGTTGTACTGGCCGCTACAATCTTCCCTACGTAAAAATCGGACGCAAGGTACGCTACCGCGCTAGCGATGTTGTCGCTTTCATTGAGAGTCGTTTACAGACTGGCGGGAGTTCCCACCATGAGTAA
- a CDS encoding site-specific integrase, whose product MPNTANFTKALLEDAQPEPGKSRSYIYDTRVNGLCLAITPKGTKSFLVYRKVDGRPVRVTLGRYPDMKIEQARKLALDALSSLAGGVNPIEEKRARRAEGVTLQDVMDDYLRVRGHTLSPNTISNYQTVLKRHLEPWVKKPLAYITRDRVARRHREISEISESAANKTMRVLRALFNFANGQYEDRHGKGLFPDNPVSRLTHTRSWNKETRRDNKIKNSQLASWFQAVNSLYEREDRFAHVAGDYLQFLLFTGLRRREAASLTVKDVDFNELTFTVYKTKNGNPLTLPMSTPVQQLLQRRLSEASGDMVFESSGSSGQINDPRRVIEYVRKASGVHFTLHDLRRTFISIAESLDIPAYALKKLVNHSTGGDVTAGYIVMDVERLRAPMQTIGRFITNNSNPANPENWPAHNRP is encoded by the coding sequence ATGCCCAATACGGCCAATTTCACCAAAGCATTGTTAGAGGATGCGCAGCCAGAACCTGGCAAATCGCGCTCCTACATATACGACACACGCGTCAATGGCTTGTGCCTGGCAATCACCCCCAAAGGCACCAAAAGTTTTCTGGTCTACCGCAAGGTTGATGGCCGCCCGGTGCGGGTGACGCTGGGCCGTTACCCCGACATGAAAATAGAGCAGGCCCGCAAACTCGCGCTGGATGCCTTGTCGTCATTGGCAGGCGGCGTAAATCCCATTGAGGAAAAGCGGGCGCGGCGCGCAGAAGGTGTCACGCTTCAGGATGTGATGGACGACTACTTGCGGGTTCGGGGCCATACCCTGAGCCCCAATACAATCAGCAACTACCAAACCGTATTGAAGCGCCATCTGGAGCCTTGGGTAAAAAAACCGCTGGCCTACATCACCCGCGACAGAGTCGCGCGCCGGCACCGGGAAATCAGCGAGATCTCAGAGTCCGCCGCCAACAAAACCATGCGGGTACTGCGCGCCCTGTTTAACTTTGCCAACGGCCAATACGAAGACCGCCACGGCAAAGGCTTATTCCCAGATAACCCCGTCAGCCGGCTCACCCACACACGCAGCTGGAACAAAGAAACCCGGCGCGACAACAAAATCAAAAACAGCCAGCTGGCCAGCTGGTTCCAAGCCGTAAATAGCCTATATGAGCGGGAAGACCGATTCGCCCACGTGGCGGGCGACTACCTCCAATTTCTGCTATTTACCGGGCTCCGCCGCCGCGAGGCCGCCAGCCTTACCGTCAAAGACGTGGATTTCAACGAACTAACCTTCACCGTCTACAAGACCAAAAATGGCAACCCACTTACCCTGCCAATGTCCACACCCGTACAGCAGCTGCTTCAACGCAGACTGTCAGAGGCATCAGGTGACATGGTGTTTGAAAGCTCAGGTAGCAGCGGCCAAATCAACGACCCGCGCCGCGTCATCGAATACGTGAGGAAGGCATCGGGTGTCCATTTCACCCTACACGACCTGCGGCGCACCTTTATATCCATTGCAGAATCACTCGACATACCCGCCTATGCGCTGAAAAAGCTGGTCAATCACAGTACAGGTGGCGATGTGACCGCAGGGTATATTGTGATGGATGTGGAGCGCTTACGCGCCCCGATGCAAACAATCGGAAGATTTATCACCAATAATTCCAACCCAGCAAACCCCGAAAATTGGCCGGCTCACAACCGCCCTTAA